From the Pleurodeles waltl isolate 20211129_DDA chromosome 6, aPleWal1.hap1.20221129, whole genome shotgun sequence genome, the window TCAAGTTGGTATCAAATTACCgcggacccttgggttcttcagaccATTCAGGAGTATTGCATAGATCTATATCAGGTTCCCAGCcaatcttcccccccccccctctaaagTTTTCTCTGGAACAATCTTGTTTGATAAAATTAGAGATTTTATCTTtgatttcaaaaaatgtgatagaaGAAACATGCTTTCACCCTTCGGGTTCTCTCAGTACCATatttctggtccaaaagaaaaacaaaaagtttcggCCAGTGATAAACCTAAAACTGTTCAACAACTATGTTGTTtacaaccatttcaaaatggaaacgattctccatctcagggacattttgTTGGAAGGCGATTGGTTCGTTCggttggatctccaggatgcttattttgcgATTCCTATCCATCCCTTTTACAGGAAATTCCTACAGTTTCAATGGGAAGATTCGATTTTCCAGTTCAAGGCTCTCCCTTTCGGTCTTGCTTCggctccatggtgcttcacaaaggtgatgaagccGGTGGTAGCTTATCTAAGAGCTCAGGGCATAAGATTGATCATCtatctagacgattttctcatAATGGCTTAGAACAAGGACATCCTGTTGGAGCATTTGCATATTTCCCTTCATCTGTTGCAGTCCTTAGGTTTTCTGGTAAACATGGAAaagtcttctctggttccctcgACTGAGGTGGAATTTCTGGGGTTCCTCATAGATTCCAAAGCTACATCTCTGTCTCTACCCCAACAGAAGGTAAGTCGAATAAAACACGAGCTGCGGCagttcctcagtctttcccattttTCTCTTCGATCTCTAGCAAGAATTGTAGGCCTCTTGGCCTCATccattcaagccatatttccaggtccgttACATTAGAGAGCTCTTCAGAGGCTAAAGATTCGTCATCTCCGCAGGGGTCTTCAGTATTCAGATGTAATTCAGTTGGATCAGGAATCTCGTGCAGAGATACAgtggtggctcgatcatttggaagcctggaacggaagagctattttctcttcggccccagatctagtattagaatccgatgcaagtcggacaggctggggcgcaagatgtggcaacatctcgactgggggcgtatggtcagagagggagtctgctctgcacatcaattgtttagagatgcttgcaggctcctttgcactaAAGACGTTtgcaaaggacaaggtaagttgttctattctttTAAAGATGAACAACATTTCCGCACTTGGAGGAACAAAATTCAAGCCCCTTGCggatctagccaaaagcttttgggagttttgccttcttCGAAAATTGTCTGTCACGGCACAATATATACCGGGCAAAATGAACACAACAGCGGATTGGTGTTCACGCTACctaaaagattccagcgattggcggcTTCATCCTTTAGTGTTCAACAAACTTTCTTTGAAATTCGGTGTCATGTCAATAGATCTCTTCGCGATTAAATTCTCACCTCCCAAAGTTTTACAGCTGAAGACCGCATCCTCAAGCCCTTGCTACGGATGCTTTTCTCCACGACTGGTCTTTCcatctcaattatgcctttcccccttttatGATAGCCAGAGTCCTGGCCCAGGTTCGTCGTCAACGAGCCTCCCTGGTATTAGTGACCCCCTTTTGGCAAACCCAGCCTTGTTTCCCTTCGGTTCTGAAATTGTCAATAGATTTTCCAGTCCTGATTCCTTCTTTTCCAGAGCTCCTTCTCGATCCAGAGGGTCATCCTCACGATATGGTTCTCGATCATACCTTAACTCTGGTagcatggaagatttcgggtcagcctggagaacccccgGAATTTCTGAGGAAGCTGCCCAGTATATCCGCCACTCTTGGGCTCCAGGAACGACTAAGGCTTACAAGTCTGCCTGGTtggtctggtgtggctggtgtttggacaggaattcagatcccttttcagccgatgtaaCTTTAGTCGTTAATTTTTTAGCGTCTCTAGCCTCCCAGGGGAAGGCATACAGAACAGTGAATActtatagatctgctatttctgccGAACATATTCGAATTGATGGAAAAcctgttggggaacatcctttggtgtgccgtcttttgaagggagtaagattttttAATCCCCCTGCATCTAGATATACTCagttatgggatgtgaatttggttttgAATTTATTCAACTCTTGGCTCGATAATGAATTGCTCTCTCTGAAACATCTTTCCGCAAAGTTAACTATGTTGTTATGCTTAGTTTCTTTGAAAcgtgtttctgatgttagagctttggatGTATCTTCCGTCCAGTTTTCTCCTTCTAATGTGTCTTTCAGGGTTCATAGAAGAACTAAaactaacatttctgtgattcaTTACCCGTActttcctttgcatcctaaactctgTGTGGGTAAATGTTTAAAAGTCTACATTGCTAAAACCgcagatttaagaacgtcctcctcttcccagttacttatttcttttgctaaacctcataaacccgtctcttcccctacccttgctcgatgggttaaatgggttatgaccCTTGCTGGTATTGACACCAGTTAATTTGGAGCACATTCTGCCAGaagtgctatggcttctaaagcactctgggctggagctcgcttggaggacattcttagatcagcagattggtctaatgtttcCACTTTTAGAACCTTGTATTGCAAACCTATTTCTTCGGTGGCTGATTCTgttattaatatgctttaaacaagcataataggagcctccgttcttgtaataaaattcagattttcctagctttagtgaaggaaagtctagattttattaaagatacggaggcgagtattatcccaccactcttATTAACCCACCCACTTCTATTTCAGTGCCGACTCCCCCTGCACCACTCGCTTCATCTTGAAGATGCTGGTTCAGTGTCTAAGATCCTTCCTCAGGAAATTCTCTCTTCTGGCACTTTCCACGATCATCGCTCAACGCTTTCCGGATGTTGTGAGGACCACCCAAAGCTGTTTCCTTCGTCTACCCTGGACTTTGCAAAATACTTTTTTACATtattgatggctttttccattGTTTTGGTTATTATTCCTTTGTTTTGTCTGCCTTGAtctgctcctgcaagaaaagagggcttgttgttcgcagttaagatagtTATTGGGTTTGGGCGTTTTGGATTGGTTATGACTTCATGAATGACATCTTTTTTCCCttgattcatgggatatgtagttctttaTTGTTTGTATTATCTTGGCTGCTGctcaaataaagcaagaaaaggaagcataatactcgcctctgtatctttaataaaatctagactttccttcactaaagctaggaaaatctgaattgtcGCTCCGCCCTTTCTGCTGGACATCCTCACATTCAGGGAAAACCAGTAGGTGAGCAACCTTTGATTTGTAAATTACTGAGAGGTATCCGTATGGTTAAACCTCCTCAACCAAAATATACTTCCTTATGGGATGTCAATATTGTCTTACGTTTCCTCAGAAATTGGCCAGATAATGAGGGATTATCTCATAAACAACTTTCGGCAAAATTGACAATGTTACTATGCTTACTGTCATGCAGAAGAgtatcagatgttaaagctctggatttatcaggtagagtatttactccggaGAGAGTATCTTTTACCATTACTAGACGTACTAAAACCtcatcaaaatgtatttcttatccATCTTTTCCACATAACAAGAAACTCtgtgttgttcaatgtttgaaGGTGTATGAAGATTGCACAAGAGAATTCGGGAAGAATGTTTTTGGTCAGTTATTGatttctttacaaaaaccttttTGTCCAGTCACTGCAGCAACCTTGGCTTGTTGGGTAAAATGGTTATTagctgaagcaggtattgatataaGTGTATTTGGAGCTCACTCTGTTAGAGAAGCCATGGCTTCAAAAGCCTTTGCTACTGGAGGCAGATTAGAAGATGTTATGGctgcagcagattggtcaaatgattccaCTTTCAAGGTATTCTGTCACAAACCTATTGTCGACGTAGCGTCAGAAGTGgtaaatagactttaaactagcataatccgaagcctccggccctgacatagaattaaaaaatttctagctattgcgtcaagaattttagattgtattaaggacaaggaggcgaggattatcccacccagtaatCATTATAATGAACATTGTATGTGTTTATATTCAATTTTGGTACATGTTTCAACCATGATAAATTGTTGACCCTCCCTTCAATGTACTTGAATATTAGTTTATTCTTTTGCATTCACAGAGTCAAATAACACGAATGCGTAGAGGTCACCTTTTCGGATCAAGAATCGGATTCCAGTTTCTGTTTTAAGTTGGAGTGGAGTGTTGGTCCCTCAAGTATTGAGGAGTTTCGTTTCTAAGGCGGCGAACTATTCAGCGTCAggttggattcgcaaagaaaaaggACGGACTTTGGCACACAGGCTATTTATGGGGTCATGGTGTGGCCGTGATTGGTGGACTTGGCATCATGGGAATGATAGTTTTAAGTTTTGtcgttttttattggctgctgttttgtgtCAGTAAagtaagagaaagcataatcctcgcctccgtgtccttaatagaatctaaaattcttgacgatATAGCTAGAAAATTTGTAATCCCTCTCATAGATTCCGCATCCAGACTACAGGGTCCTTCAGTGCCACATCAAAGGTTTCTTCTCCATCAGCTGCCCAGAGGCTCATCTCGTGCACATTACTGAAAGTCCGACTTGTATGTTGAACAAGATATTCAATCGTGGAGATGTGCACAGACGTTCTTTGTTTGGTGAATAGGCAGCCGCTGCAGAAAGGACGTTTATGTTTAACGCGCTGTAGCATTCATCTGTACAAGTGAAACCTAAACAAGTGACCTTCAGTTCTCGCTTTTTAGTACACAGCACTTGAAACGTAGCAACTTCTACAGCtacactcacaattttaaaattgaAAACACCGGTCTCCGTAATTCATCGTGCTGTTCACCACAAAGGCAGTACACTATGAAGCTGTCACAAGATGAAAGGGGTTTGGTGGGCTGCGCACCTATTCCTAGCTTGGTGATGTGCCTCTCCCCGATCTCCATAGCCCTCACCTGGCACCACGAGAGTTCCGTGCGTCCTTGCTAAAGACCAGGGTCAGCCTCTTGAGCTGGCATATGTACCGCCCCACTCCGTTCTGCAGCACGCTCTGCAGGAACCGGCTTGGGGTCCCGCGAGAGGTCATACCGCAACCGAGAACCGCACGGCCGCGACAGACGGACACACACGGGAGTCACGTGCAGAGAAGCAGCCCtgtggccatggaagaaagacTCCCCAACAAGCAACCgcagaaagaaagaaatgcttCCGAAAATCGCCCGACTCTGTTCGAAAAAACGCTTCCAATTTATAGAGTAGCAGCTTCACGACTCAAACGAACATAGAAAGATTGAACATCATTCTTATTAATGTAAACGGAGAAAAATTCACAGACTTAATATAAACTTTACGCTGTCTGTTTCGGAGTAAAAATGTAGTCATGTTTTCCATAAGAGAGAACAGAAATCTTCTCACGGTCCTTACATAGACTTATTTTGAATATGCGACTTTCCGCATGTTTACAAGACTTTCTGTCATTGAACCAAGAAGCTTAATCTGTTCAACGCGACCTTTAATATTACCAACAAACGCGGCGGCCATCTTCGAAGAGGATGCTGCATAGGTATTTCTACCGATGCTTGTGGAAAGTAGGAAATACAGTAAAACAAAGAACATACGAGCTCCTTTTATTAGCGAGAAACTTTAAGAAATGTTAATCAGGACAGGTCTGAAGGATTTGCTAACTATTCATATCTACCTTATAGCTATATGTTGAAACTTTGTTTAAACTTTGTCAGCGTGTTATTTTAAGATGTATCGATTTTATCGGGATAGTAAGACAAAACTAAGGCTTTTAGTCGCCATTTAATTTTCTGTAAATTGTGTTTCTAACACATTTGTTTGCGTTTTCTTTTACAGTACCAGCATGTGGGGCCACATTAAGGCATCGTCTCCGGAcgtctttcttccctgttttgccTTTTGCTTTGGACACATGTGAGCCACAGCGAGCGGAGCCGTCCTTCggattgttttcactgtatttgtacgGCGCGCCACAAGTCAGTGTAGTTACGTGCTGCGTATCTTGGATAAAAGCGATAATACACTCTCGAGACGATTGGTTGACTTTTGAAGGCGATTTATAACGAGGACCATCACAATTAttgctgtccattggtttgaggactCTTGTAATCCTGGGGAATAATTATGTCTGCTGCCCCTAAACCAGACAAAAAACTGGAAATCCAAGGAGCGAACAGGCGACCGAATGTGGCAGGGGTCGCATTTGTATTACATTTAGGAAAATGGCTCATTTATAGAAATTAAAACGGAAGATGGTAAAAGAAAGAGAGTACTCCCCGGAGTGAGTTTAATCTAACGTAAGAAGCAGAAAGACCTTTTTGATGAAAGGCGCCGCTTATTTTTgggatgtggtaacatattgccaGTTTCTCTTAATGAACTATGCATTTCTCATTGGTTTAAATATTTATGGCAGATTAAAGAATATAATTAGTTATGTAAGTACGTTTTGACATCCATCAGTAGCATTGTAGGCTTACTTGAGCTGGCGTTATATTCGCTTACCTCTTTTTAAAATCAGTCTGCATTATTTTACCATTACTAAACAGTCATTTCAATAACAAGGCAGTTTCGTGTATGGGCTAAAGACCCATTTTGTAGTGTTCGTAAATAACAGGAATAATGTATAAATGGTTTGGCCCTTGCCTGAAAACTTGCAGCCTGCTATTGCCCTCAAGAAGAAGACTGACGCATCCAACAGTCCCATCTTTAGGCTCCTGTTGCAGTCTGTTACCCACGTTCTCCCTTCCTCCTTGCCGGATGATGCAAATTTTTCTGACTTGTCGAAGTCCTCTGACTTGTCGAAGCTCTCTTAAAGGTTTTACCAGTTTGCAGGAGCCCATCCGAAGGAACTTGAAGAGGGATCAGCTCTCAGTACTGGACTCCACCTTACCACCAGTGTCCATCACTGAAATCCGCCAGTACCTGAGGTCTAAGAACATCTCATTCCATGATGGCTACAGCTGCTTGCACACCCCAAGTCTGTTCGTGGAGGGTGCTGAAAAAGATAAATTCAGCCTCTTCATTGACAAAATCACTGGGCGCTTCTTGTGCAAGGCCACCTTGGtggaaggaagctgggaggactttcaggacagtgtggagctGCTTCAAAAGGAAGGCTTGCCATGCCTGAGCCCACACACCACAGCTGGCTACCTGGAGAATGACTCTGACCTAGAGCTAGACAGTCTAGAGGTGAACAGGATTTGGAACAAGGCTGTCTGGTTCTCAGACCTGGAAGAGGAGGAATGCCAACTTTTCAAGATCATGTTCAGTATCTCCAAGATCACTAATGCTACACTGAGGAAGTTTGGGGTCAAGTTTTTTAAACCTACAAATACTCTGGTTTTCCCTTGGTACAGTCCAAGGGACTCCACTTTAAAGGGTATAAAGCTGCTTTCTGCTGAATGCAAAGGGGAACAGGTGAATTACCTTGATTCAACTTTACCAAGGTTTGGCAGCTACCACAACCTCTTTGGCCTGCATCTGATGTCTAGGAGAGATAATGAAGTGGTCATCACTAGCAGAGAAGTGGACAGTCTAGCTCTTAGCCAGGCTACTGGATTGCCCACCTTAGCTTTACCCCGTGGGGAGAACTGTTTACCACCAATTCTTCTTCCTTACTTAGAACAGTTCAAAAGGATCACCCTCTGGCTGGGAAGTGACCTCCGCTCATGGGAAGCCTCCAAACTATTTGCTCGAAAGCTGAACCTGAAACGTTGCTCTCTGGTCAGACCTGGGGACAAGCAGCCTTGTCCTCTGGATGCTTTATCACAGGGTTTAAATCTGAATAAAATCCTCAAGACTGCTATTCCTGCTTCTCACAAGTCAATTATTTCTTTTCGACAGCTGCGGGAAGAAGTCTTTGGGGAGCTGGCAAATGTAGAGCAAGTTGCAGGAATAAAATGGACCAGATTTGTTGAACTCAACAAATTACTGAAGGGTCATCGGAAAGGAGAACTCACCATTTTTACAGGTAGAAACAGTATTTTTCTTACGTTTAATACATATTTAGCTAATTTTTCACtgaaacttttcagttttttttcttccaaCTAGAATGTGTGCGTTTACTGTGTAATGTTTTTCCCCAGCCACAATGCAAGGTCCTGGTTTAAAATCTTACAGTAGAGTTTGATGTTAAGATAGTTTTAGCTTACATTAGAGTTTGATGTTAAGATAGTTTTATCAGTCTTGCATCATTTGGATCGTGTACAGGTAATGGTTGGGTCGTGTTTAATGTGTTATTGAAAGTTTGCTTCTAAGGTTAGTTTAGACATTTTCAAACAGTACAAATTAATATAATGTCTATGTGCATGATGTTGTAAGTTCATAGTTCAGTGAGTTGCTTCGGTTACATTTACCCGGCTCAATTCTTTTGGTTAGTTGACTTTATTCAGAATTGGGCAGTGGCTACGGCTGAGCAGTAAATGTTTGTGGTTCCTGGACAATAATTTCTGAGATAATCATGGGGTTGGCTTATGTTTTTCTGTTTAACTGTAGCAGCACCTTCCTTAACCCGAACCCGCTCATTGGCTGGTACAGGAGTGTTTGTTTCCCCTTTTTCTGTCACATGCGTGCATATTTATCACAATGCAGTGTAAAGGATAGCAAAGCTCACTCTCTCGGCTAAGGAAGGGTAAGTTTGAGGGCGTTTTCAGTCTTGTGTCAGCCAGCACCTTTACTAAAATAATTTCTATATTATACGGATAtggtttttgtgttttttgcttaTCTATCCCCCATTGAATTTCATATATGTATTATATTCATTTATGAGTTCACATTTTGcaatcataaacattttatgtttagTAGTGTTTGCACATGTATAACTTATAACCTTTGCTTTATTATAGTTTGTATGTGCGTTCATTTTCACATATGTTTAACATGGATTATATTGCGTTAAAAAATTATGTGAAGGTGCAACAAGATTAACATATTCGGTTTCTGTTTTTGCCAGCATTCAATGTGAGGTCTGATTTTTTCAAAATAACCAATAAGTTTATTCAAGTTGGGTACAGATAAGTATTAAAGAAGAAGAGCATCGTTTTTTGGGGGATTTGATACATGCAGAGCAGTAAATTTATATTATGAAGGCGACAGGCAGGGTCCTTTTGAATCAGTCAACTCCTATCTGCTGGCTGGGTACTTAACTCACTGAGTACAAAAACATGCAGAGAAATAACTTTTCATTTTGGAAAAACATGCTGTTGTTCCAGCAAAGGTAGTCGGGTGGGAGGCCACCTTAGATACTCATACAGGTTCCTTTGGTAACAGGAGGGAAGGAGCTCTGCAAGGTTGCAGAAGAGAAGGCGGGGCTGAGGACAGAGTCACAGGCTTGGGCTTACGAGCAGTTCAGCAGCCGCCCTGCGGTAGCGGGGGCAGCTGGTTTTGCTCCAGCCTGAGATCGCTTTCATCTCTCCCAGAGTATATCTCTGTGATCTGTTCCTTTCCAACAACCTGCTGTTATTCTTTAGGATTGCTTGGTAAGTACCGCCATGCCTTACTGGGAGCTATTGCTGCCGGCAAGGCCTCCCCTTGCCATAAGTGCGGCTCAGTTCTTCTACTctaccaataacatctcacattcAATGCTGCCCTAATGTTCCGTAGAAATACATCCGCCCCAGTGTCCGACAGATGCACCCCATCCGGGCCATGATAGTCTGGTTGCCGCAAACTAATTGAGCTATGCTTAATCCCACCTAAGACCAAACCCCCACAGGAATTTGGCCATGAGGCTGTTTCATCTCCTTCTTGACAGGGGAGAGAGCATTATATTGAATGAGATGAAGGTGTACAGCCCATATTGCCCAGTTACACTCCTGGCACGGTACATGCATGAACGGGCAGGGAGCCAAAGAGACGCATACCTCCTCACTCACAAGGATGGGACACCTTTGACCATATATCAGTTTAAAAAGGTGTTGGCATCAACAGTAAAGATAGCGGGCTCCTGGGGCATCACTTCACCACACATTCATTTCGAATTGGGGCAGTTACGACAGCCTTCCAGAAGGGAATGGGTAGGGGCGAGTTGTTTCAGATTATGAAGAACCCCTCACTGACCTGGCCAGGATCATGGATATCACAGAGGTGTTCTGGTCAGAGATGAGCCCCAGGAGGTCCTGGACAGATGCTCAATGAGGGGTTCTTCATAATCTGAAACAACTCGCCTCTACCCATTCCCTTCTGGAAGGCTGTCGTAACTGCCCCAATTCGAAATGAATGTGTGGTGAAGTGATGCCCCAGGAGCCCGCTATCTTTACTGTTGATGCCAACACCTTTTTAAACTGATATATGGTCAAAGGTGTCCCATCCTTGTGAGTGAGGAGGTATGCGTCTCTTTGGCTCCCTGCCCGTTCATGCATGTACCGTGCCAGGAGTGTAACTGGGCAATATGGGCTGTACACCTTCATCTCATTCAATATAATGCTCTCTCCCCTGCCCATCTGATCTGTCTTGGATTGCCTGACTTGTGAGTGCCCCAGCACATATCCTTAACCAAAAGGGCCCTGCCACTTTTGTGACCTTTGGCTCTGGCCACCACCTCGCTCACCTTGAAAACCCCCAAAAAGGCCAATGAGAAAGCTGTAGTCTCAAAGTGTGAATGGCACACTACGGGCAGGTGGTTGATCAGTACTTTTAGTGTTGAAAATTCTATAGGTGACCTAGAATCCTGTTTCTTAGTTTAGTTTTTGGCCCATCTTTTTAAAGCTTCCTTGAGCAGAAATCCTTTTGTTGGGTCCTGTAGACCCCTCAGCTTTGCCTTGTATGCTACTGCTGCCAAATGCTCCATTACCCAAGCCCTGG encodes:
- the TWNK gene encoding twinkle mtDNA helicase; protein product: MYKWFGPCLKTCSLLLPSRRRLTHPTVPSLGSCCSLLPTFSLPPCRMMQIFLTCRSPLTCRSSLKGFTSLQEPIRRNLKRDQLSVLDSTLPPVSITEIRQYLRSKNISFHDGYSCLHTPSLFVEGAEKDKFSLFIDKITGRFLCKATLVEGSWEDFQDSVELLQKEGLPCLSPHTTAGYLENDSDLELDSLEVNRIWNKAVWFSDLEEEECQLFKIMFSISKITNATLRKFGVKFFKPTNTLVFPWYSPRDSTLKGIKLLSAECKGEQVNYLDSTLPRFGSYHNLFGLHLMSRRDNEVVITSREVDSLALSQATGLPTLALPRGENCLPPILLPYLEQFKRITLWLGSDLRSWEASKLFARKLNLKRCSLVRPGDKQPCPLDALSQGLNLNKILKTAIPASHKSIISFRQLREEVFGELANVEQVAGIKWTRFVELNKLLKGHRKGELTIFTGPTGSGKTTFISEYALDLCIQGVNTLWGSFEINNVRLAKIMLTQFALQRLEEQLEKYDEWADKFEDLSLYFMTFHGQQNIKAVMDTMHHAVYMYDISHVVIDNLQFMMGYEQLNTDKIAVQDYIVGAFRKFATDNNCHVTLVIHPRKEEDDKDLQTASIFGSAKASQEADNVLILQDRKLVTGPGKRYLQVAKNRFDGEVGVFPLEFQKSSLTFSPPKAKIRLKKLKEDNIVQPKQPPAETEQKPKK